TTCTCCCGGCAATGCTTTCTGGGTAGCGATCGCAGGACCAGCAGTCAGCTTTCTGCTTTGTGGTTTGCTGCTATGCGCCATGCTGTTTACCGAGGTCAGTGGAGCGCTATCCCAGGTTATTGAACTCCTTGCTTCGATCAACTTCGTGTTGGGCACGTTCAACCTGATTCCAGGACTGCCGCTGGACGGGGGGAACATACTAAAGTCCCTGATTTGGAAGATTACCGGCAATCCCTACAGCGGTATTCGCATCGCCAGTCGTGTGGGTCAGGCAATCGGCTGGCTCGGGATTGCAGTGGGTGCTCTGTCGGTTCTGCGCATAACGCAGTTCGGCAGCTTCTGGATGTTGCTAATCGGTTTGTTTTTACTGCAAAATGCAGGACGCTCGGCACAATCCGCAACGATTCAGGAACGCTTGGACGGATTGACGGCTGCCGATGCCGTAACGTCCGACAGTCCGGTTGTCTCCGATCGCATTTCGCTGCGCGAGTTTGCTAACGATTTCGTGATCGGCAAGAGCAAGTGGCGGCGCTTTCTGGTTGCCGATGCCGAAGGCTTTTTCGTCGGTACGCTGAACGTAGACGACCTGCGGGGAGTGCCGACGTCAAACTGGCCCTCCGTCCCGGTGCGCGAGCTCACGCAACCGTATGCCGAGAAGACGGTTCGGTCGGATCTGCCGCTTTTACAAGCAATCGTGATGCTTGAGGAGCAATCGCAAACCCAGCTCCCAGTGGTCCGCGAAAACGGTATCCTCGTTGGCTTACTAGAAAAAGCTGCTATCGCACAACTGCTCCAGCACGACGTGCAACCAGCATTTGCTTCGGAAGCATAGCTATCCGAGCACGACCTACAATCAGAAGCTCTGCTATTCGATTGAGAGGCTGCCGTGGAGGTATTTGCCGAGATCCTCGGCCAGGAGCGAGCGGTCGAGTTGCTCTCGACCGCTAGTGTGCGCGATCGCATCGCTCCGGCCTATCTGTTCGTCGGTCCGGCCGGTATCGGCAAACGCTTAGCCGCCGACTCATTTGCTGGGGCACTGCTCGCTAGCGGAGATGTGGCGATCGCGCCGGAACGATTGTCTTCTCACCCGGACTTCATCCGCCTCCAGCCAACGTACCGAGAGCAAGGCAAGTTACTAACCGCAGTCGAAGCGACAGCTGTCGGGCTTAAGCGCAAAGCTCCACCGCAAATTCGCATCGAACAGATTCGGAGTCTGGCCAGGATGTTCGCTCAGCCGCCCCTGACGGCCCCGCGAGCGGTGGCGGTCGTCGAAGAGGCCCAGACGATGGCGGAAGCGCCAGCGAATGCATTGCTCAAAACCCTCGAAGAACCCGGCCGCGCGACCATAATCTTGCTAGCGCCCAGTGCCGACGCGCTCTTACCCACCCTCGTGTCGCGCTGCCAGAGCATTCCCTTTCAGCGCTTGTCAGCAACTGACATGGCGAGCGTGTTACGCCGCTGCGGTCGTGCCGACATCCTCGAGCAACCGACTTTACTGGCGATCGCACAGGGCAGTCCCGGCGACGCTCTCCAGGGCGACAAGCAGCTACAATCAGTTTCCCCAGATTTATTGCAAGCGGCGATTGAGCTGCCGCATCGAGCGGCTGGACCGCAGGCAATCGCGGCGGCACTAGATTTAGCAAAAGCAATTGCAAGCGCTTTAGACGTGCCTGCTCAGCTGTGGCTGACGGATTATCTAATGCATTGCTACTGGCAGCAGGTTCTGGAGGGAACCACCGCGCAGTCGTCTCTCGCGCACCTAGAAGACGCGCGCAAGGCTTTACTGGCTTACGCGCAGCCGCGGTTGGTGTGGGAGGTGCTGCTAATGCAGCTTGCAACCGCCGCCGTGCCGTGCGCCCCCGCCTGACGCGCTCGACAGGAGCATCACCGGCCCTAAACGATGAGACCCCGGCCGGCATACCTCAACACATGACATCCCGTACCCTGACCAGTTTTTATCTCGCCCGATCGGCCCGACCTCCCGACAGCAGCTTGATATGCTCGTGAATAGTCCGCTCGACATTCCGCCACCTCTGCACGAAGCAGCGAGTCCATGCCAGTAAGGGGATCTGCTCCTACAACCGAGCACGCCGCTCGATTTCAGAACTTGCAAGCGCAGCTACGCGATCGCTGGCAAGCGATCGACGATCCCGACAGCGACAACTACGACATCCTCGTGGTGCCGTCGTTCAGCGTCGACCAAGAAGAAGGTGGCAAAATTCAAGGGCTCTTGCATTACGAAGAGCGCTTGCTATTCTCGCTGATTCGGCTGCGGAACCCCCACGCCCGACTGATTTACGTCACGGCGATGCCGCTGTCGCCCGTCGCGATCGAATACTATCTGCAGCTGCTGCCGGGCATCCCCTTTTCTCACGCCCGAGACCGCCTGCTGCTGCTCACTGCTTACGACAGCTCGCTGCGCCCTTTAACCGAAAAGATCCTCGAGCGCCCGCGTTTGATCGAACGCATCCGCCTATCCCTGCGACGCGATCGCGCCTACATGGTTTGTTATAACTCCACCGCGCTCGAACAGGAGCTGTCGCTGCAGCTCGGAATTCCGCTGCTTGCATCGGATCCGGGCTTGCTCTACTGGGGCTCGAAAAGTGGCAGCCGCGAGATCTTCGCTGAAACCAGCGTTTTCCATCCCGATGGAAGCAAGTGCGTTTGGAACGCCGAAGACCTGGCCCGCGAAACTGCTCTGTTGTGGGAACGTCAACCGCACCTGCAGCGCTGCGTCGTCAAACTCAACGAAGGCTTCTCCGGAGAAGGGAATGCGCTGCTGGATCTGCGCTCGCTGACTGGCGTTGCTCCCGGACAGAAAACGCGCGGCGAGAGAGTTGTCGCAATTCTGAGGGCTTTTCCTAGTATGCGCTTCCAGGCTGCTGGCGAAACCTGGGATAGCTACGCTCGGCGTCTGCCAGACTTGGGCGCGATCGTCGAGGCTTTTATTGAAGGCGAGAAGCGATCGCCCAGCGTCCAGGGCTACATCACACCCAATGGCAAGGTCAAGATTCTCTCTACGCACGATCAGATCCTCGGCGGTGCAGACCAACAAATCTATCTGGGTTGTCGCTTCCCCGCCGATGCAGAGTATCGCTTGCGACTTCAGGAGTACGGCTTGCGCGTGGGGCAGGCACTCCTGAAACGCGGCGCAATGGAGCGCTATTGCGTAGATTTTGTAACGGCTCGGCGGTTCGATGGCAATTGGGACATCGCAGCCGTGGAGATTAACCTGCGTAAAGGGGGCACGACGCACCCGTTTATGTTGCTGAAGTTGCTCACCAACGGGCACTACGACACCCAAACCGGCAGCTTCTTCAGCCAGCAAGGACAAGAGAAGTTCTATATCGCCAGCGATAACTTACAGGCATCGCTTTATCGAGGACTGCTGCCGAGCGACCTGATGGACATCATCGCCCATCACCGCCTCCATTTCGACAGCAGCACGCGCACGGGCAGCGTTTTTCACTTGCTCGGAGCGCTGTCCGAGTTCGGCAAGCTTGGTCTGACGAGCATCGGCAACTCATTCGAGGAAGCAGAAGCACTCTACCATCGCGTCGAAGCCGTGCTCAATGAAGAAACCCAACACTATGGGGACCGCGCGAACTTATCTTCGCCGACCCTCCCGATCGCCGGACTCTGTCGCGACTGAGGCTCGAGCCAATCTATACCTCTATCTTTGGAGGCGCGAGCGAATGGCTTCCACGCGTTTGCGGTTGACGCCGAGATCCGATTGCCCCAAGCGCGACGCCGAGCGCACCTGCACGACACCTGCGGTTTCGTCGCGGTAAAACTCCACGTCGTCCACAAAGCCCATTAGCTGGCTTTTGAACTCCGCGTATAGGTAATCGTCTCGAGCCTCGACAACTGTCGTACGCTCCATGCTTTCCACGATCGCGCGTATCTCGGGAATACCGTTCAGGGGCAGCGATGCGATCGCGTGTTCGGCATCGTCATCGTAGCTGCAGACGCAGTTAGGTGAATTCGGGCAAGAGAGCAGTTTGCCATCGCGCACGCCCAAATTATCCGGTCGCTGTCCTGAAAAATCGAACATGATTAAAGCTTCCAAGCTACTGTACTGCTTGCATGAATCTCATCTTGCGTCCCCTAACAGTCGCTACCGTCGGGCTTCTCAGAAAATGCATCCCATCCGTGCAGGCGGAGTGTTCCTGCTGCAATTTTCCCGCGAGGGGCCCGACTGCAGCCAAGTGCCTGACGCGCACTTAAGCAGCTTCTGCGACAACTGAGTCTGCCGTCAAGAGCCGCACTGCCTGAAGGTATTGCTCGTCTGTTTCCGTTCCCACTTGCTGGGGCGCGATCGTCGGTTGCAATACTTCGTAATCCGGTGAGATGCCTTTTTGGTGGATATCCGTGTGATTGGGGGTTTCGTACTTTGCCACTGTCACCGCCATGCCCGATGCATCCGGGAGCTCGAATAACGATTGGATCAAGCCTTTCCCAAAGGTACGTTCGCCTACAAGCACCGCGCGCACATTATCCTGTAGCGCCCCAGCCAGAATCTCGCTGGCACTGGCCGATCCGCCGTTGACCAACACCACTAGCGGTGCATCCGTAATCGATCGCCCCTCGGCTTCGTAGCTGCCAAGCGTCCCTTGTCGGTTGACCGTGTAAACGATCGTGCCCTCATCGATCCACAGCCGCGCTACTTCAATACCTGCCTGCAAGAGACCCCCCGGATTGTTGCGCAGATCGAGAACGAAACCCCCCGCCCCCCGCGCTTCCAACTCTGCTACGGCCTGGGCGACTTCCGTTGCCGCATTAGCACTGAACTGCGTCAGGCGGATATATCCCACCGGCACATCCGCTGAATGCGTATCGAGCTGAGCCACCACCGGATTCAGTTCGATGAGGTCGCGCACGATCGACACATCGCGCTCCCCGTCCGTGTTCGGCGATCGCACTGTCAACATCACCGTCGTTCCGACCGGCCCGCGCATCAGCCGCACCGCCTCATATAGCGTCAGTCCCTGTGTTGGAGTTCCATCAATGGCTAAAATTCGATCGCGCGGCTCCAGCCCGGCGGCATCGGCCGGGGAACCAGCAATCGGCGCTACCACCTCCAACGCCCGCGTCCTCGAATTGAGATCGATCTGCAACCCCACGCCCGAAAGCTCTCCCGCCGTACTCACCTGCAAACTACGATACTGCTCGGGCTTTAACAGGCGCGTAAACGGATCGTCCAGCGAGGCTAGCATCTCCTCGATTGCGGCGTAGGTCGCCTCCCGGTCGGCCGGAACAGCTCGCAACAAATCCCGGCGGACAAACCACCAATTCTGATGGTTGAATGTACTGTCGAGATACGCCTGATTTACAATCCGCCAAGCTTGAAGAAGCATTTGCTCTTCATTGCCATAAGCTTTTGCCGAGGGCAAACAGACCGTCCAGCAGGCGAATGTTAAAACTATGAGGGAGATCCAGCGGAACCAAAACTTGCGCTCGCACATGGGCAGTTTGTCAAGAATTATTTCAATAATAGGCATAAAAGGGAATTGTATTAACGATTGTAAATTTACGTTTCGCACACTCCAGTACCTTATCCTAGGATCGTATTCGGCATTGGAGCGAGCTACTACCTTCCCCAACCGAACGTCGGTTGGGTCAGTGGCTGCAACCGCCTCAGCCTTCCTGAATTGGCTTTAGAATCAGCTCTAAAGCGAATCCGACTGGTTGCCGATGCGGCAGCATTCGCGACCGGCAAGTCGACGATACCGCGTCGGACGCTAGCCAAGATGAGAAAATCCCCTTAGCAGCAGGAACTCCGGCTTCATGTTTTCCAAGCAGGTTACCGATTCCAAGGTATTCCAGTGGTTCGACGAGCGCCTTGAAGTGGAAGCGATCTCGGACGACATCTCGAGCAAGTATGTCCCGCCCCACGTCAATATTTTCTACTGCCTGGGCGGCATCACGCTGGTGTGCTTCATCATTCAATTCGCGACGGGCTTCGCGATGACGTTCTACTACAAGCCCACTGTCACAGAAGCGTTCACGTCAGTGCAGTACCTTATGAATGAAGTGAACTTCGGGTGGTTAATTCGCTCGGTTCACCGCTGGTCTGCGAGCATGATGGTGCTGATGATGATCCTGCACGTGTTCCGCGTGTATCTGACGGGGGGGTTCAAAAAGCCTCGGGAATTGACCTGGGTGACGGGTGTCGTCCTCGCCGTGATCACTGTATCCTTTGGCGTCACCGGTTACTCGTTGCCCTGGGACCAAGTTGGCTACTGGGCGGTCAAAATCGTTTCTGGC
The sequence above is a segment of the Rubidibacter lacunae KORDI 51-2 genome. Coding sequences within it:
- a CDS encoding DNA polymerase III, gamma/tau subunit (catalyzes the DNA-template-directed extension of the 3'-end of a DNA strand; the delta' subunit seems to interact with the gamma subunit to transfer the beta subunit on the DNA), with protein sequence MEVFAEILGQERAVELLSTASVRDRIAPAYLFVGPAGIGKRLAADSFAGALLASGDVAIAPERLSSHPDFIRLQPTYREQGKLLTAVEATAVGLKRKAPPQIRIEQIRSLARMFAQPPLTAPRAVAVVEEAQTMAEAPANALLKTLEEPGRATIILLAPSADALLPTLVSRCQSIPFQRLSATDMASVLRRCGRADILEQPTLLAIAQGSPGDALQGDKQLQSVSPDLLQAAIELPHRAAGPQAIAAALDLAKAIASALDVPAQLWLTDYLMHCYWQQVLEGTTAQSSLAHLEDARKALLAYAQPRLVWEVLLMQLATAAVPCAPA
- the petB gene encoding cytochrome b6; the encoded protein is MFSKQVTDSKVFQWFDERLEVEAISDDISSKYVPPHVNIFYCLGGITLVCFIIQFATGFAMTFYYKPTVTEAFTSVQYLMNEVNFGWLIRSVHRWSASMMVLMMILHVFRVYLTGGFKKPRELTWVTGVVLAVITVSFGVTGYSLPWDQVGYWAVKIVSGVPAAIPLVGDSITELMRGGVSVGQPTLTRFYSLHTFVLPWSIAVFMLLHFIMIRKQGISGPL
- a CDS encoding DUF1499 domain-containing protein is translated as MFDFSGQRPDNLGVRDGKLLSCPNSPNCVCSYDDDAEHAIASLPLNGIPEIRAIVESMERTTVVEARDDYLYAEFKSQLMGFVDDVEFYRDETAGVVQVRSASRLGQSDLGVNRKRVEAIRSRLQR
- a CDS encoding site-2 protease family protein produces the protein MGNAIRVGSLFGIPFYVDPSWFLILGLVTWTYGSILDASSGLPGVLPWLLGLVSALLLFASVLAHELGHSLVAMRQGIGVRSITLFIFGGLASLEKESDSPGNAFWVAIAGPAVSFLLCGLLLCAMLFTEVSGALSQVIELLASINFVLGTFNLIPGLPLDGGNILKSLIWKITGNPYSGIRIASRVGQAIGWLGIAVGALSVLRITQFGSFWMLLIGLFLLQNAGRSAQSATIQERLDGLTAADAVTSDSPVVSDRISLREFANDFVIGKSKWRRFLVADAEGFFVGTLNVDDLRGVPTSNWPSVPVRELTQPYAEKTVRSDLPLLQAIVMLEEQSQTQLPVVRENGILVGLLEKAAIAQLLQHDVQPAFASEA
- the ctpA gene encoding carboxyl-terminal processing protease CtpA, whose protein sequence is MCERKFWFRWISLIVLTFACWTVCLPSAKAYGNEEQMLLQAWRIVNQAYLDSTFNHQNWWFVRRDLLRAVPADREATYAAIEEMLASLDDPFTRLLKPEQYRSLQVSTAGELSGVGLQIDLNSRTRALEVVAPIAGSPADAAGLEPRDRILAIDGTPTQGLTLYEAVRLMRGPVGTTVMLTVRSPNTDGERDVSIVRDLIELNPVVAQLDTHSADVPVGYIRLTQFSANAATEVAQAVAELEARGAGGFVLDLRNNPGGLLQAGIEVARLWIDEGTIVYTVNRQGTLGSYEAEGRSITDAPLVVLVNGGSASASEILAGALQDNVRAVLVGERTFGKGLIQSLFELPDASGMAVTVAKYETPNHTDIHQKGISPDYEVLQPTIAPQQVGTETDEQYLQAVRLLTADSVVAEAA
- a CDS encoding peptide ligase PGM1-related protein, with the protein product MPVRGSAPTTEHAARFQNLQAQLRDRWQAIDDPDSDNYDILVVPSFSVDQEEGGKIQGLLHYEERLLFSLIRLRNPHARLIYVTAMPLSPVAIEYYLQLLPGIPFSHARDRLLLLTAYDSSLRPLTEKILERPRLIERIRLSLRRDRAYMVCYNSTALEQELSLQLGIPLLASDPGLLYWGSKSGSREIFAETSVFHPDGSKCVWNAEDLARETALLWERQPHLQRCVVKLNEGFSGEGNALLDLRSLTGVAPGQKTRGERVVAILRAFPSMRFQAAGETWDSYARRLPDLGAIVEAFIEGEKRSPSVQGYITPNGKVKILSTHDQILGGADQQIYLGCRFPADAEYRLRLQEYGLRVGQALLKRGAMERYCVDFVTARRFDGNWDIAAVEINLRKGGTTHPFMLLKLLTNGHYDTQTGSFFSQQGQEKFYIASDNLQASLYRGLLPSDLMDIIAHHRLHFDSSTRTGSVFHLLGALSEFGKLGLTSIGNSFEEAEALYHRVEAVLNEETQHYGDRANLSSPTLPIAGLCRD